In Pseudomonas hamedanensis, a single window of DNA contains:
- the algG gene encoding mannuronan 5-epimerase AlgG, translated as MISTRTGSLSLLAGAMLLASAGAFANVEAAAPQPGKPATMTKELQQAKTYTVSSAPTEALELAKPKLPDLSGYTAEAAAAKIVRSKAGKISVRRMMQENALKDFIGGDNKMAEWVVRQHGIPQAIFIDDGYMNLKDLAKKLPKQYFSETSPGVYLARLPIVVGEKGILDIDGQTQELRLSQEAGAFLVNDGQLFVRDTKVTGWREKDNGPATFRSPKEFRPFLLAWGGTQTYIVNSKMASFGYANSKSYGVSISQYTPNMAKVLKRPEPTGWIVGSEFSDMWYGFYCYETSDFVVKGSTYKDNIVYGIDPHDRSHRLIIAENTVYGTKKKHGIIISREVNDSFIFNNKSFDNKLSGLVIDRNSVNNIIAYNEIYKNHTDGITLYESADNLLWGNKVISNQRHGIRIRNSVNIRLYENIAMANGLTGVYGHIKDLTDTDRDIKLDPFDAQVSLIVVGGELAANGSGPLSIDSPLSVELYRVSMLAPTKSSGISFNGILGERQDEILDLLVRQQKAVLIDPVERQTEMQD; from the coding sequence ATGATCAGCACCCGGACAGGCTCACTCAGCCTGCTGGCCGGCGCGATGCTGCTGGCCAGCGCTGGCGCCTTCGCCAACGTTGAGGCCGCTGCGCCTCAACCAGGCAAGCCCGCGACCATGACCAAAGAGCTGCAGCAGGCCAAGACTTACACGGTCAGCAGTGCACCGACCGAAGCGCTGGAACTGGCCAAGCCGAAACTGCCCGACCTTTCCGGTTACACCGCCGAGGCCGCGGCCGCGAAGATCGTACGCAGCAAAGCGGGCAAGATCAGCGTGCGCCGGATGATGCAGGAAAACGCCCTGAAGGACTTCATCGGCGGCGATAACAAGATGGCCGAATGGGTGGTGCGTCAGCACGGCATCCCGCAGGCGATCTTCATCGACGACGGCTACATGAACCTCAAGGATCTGGCGAAAAAACTGCCCAAGCAGTATTTCAGCGAGACCTCGCCGGGCGTGTACCTGGCCCGACTGCCGATCGTGGTCGGCGAGAAAGGCATCCTCGACATCGACGGTCAGACTCAGGAACTGCGCCTCTCGCAAGAGGCCGGTGCATTCCTGGTCAACGACGGCCAGCTGTTTGTGCGTGACACCAAAGTCACTGGCTGGCGCGAGAAGGACAACGGCCCGGCAACCTTCCGCTCGCCGAAGGAATTCCGCCCGTTCCTGCTCGCCTGGGGCGGCACGCAGACCTACATCGTCAACAGCAAGATGGCCAGCTTCGGCTACGCCAACAGTAAGTCGTACGGGGTGAGTATTTCCCAGTACACGCCGAACATGGCCAAAGTTCTCAAGCGTCCCGAGCCGACCGGCTGGATCGTCGGCTCCGAGTTCTCGGACATGTGGTACGGCTTCTACTGCTACGAAACCAGCGACTTCGTGGTCAAGGGCAGCACCTACAAAGACAACATCGTCTACGGCATCGACCCGCATGACCGCTCGCACCGCCTGATCATTGCCGAGAACACCGTTTACGGCACGAAGAAGAAGCACGGGATCATTATTTCCCGTGAGGTCAACGACAGCTTCATCTTCAACAACAAGAGTTTCGACAACAAGTTGTCGGGCCTGGTGATCGACCGTAACAGCGTCAACAACATCATTGCCTACAACGAGATCTACAAGAACCACACCGACGGCATCACCCTTTACGAGTCCGCCGACAACCTGCTGTGGGGCAACAAGGTCATCAGCAACCAGCGCCACGGCATCCGTATTCGTAACAGCGTGAACATCCGCCTCTACGAAAACATTGCCATGGCCAACGGCCTGACCGGCGTCTACGGCCACATCAAGGACCTGACCGATACCGACCGTGACATCAAGCTCGACCCGTTCGATGCCCAAGTGTCGCTGATCGTCGTCGGCGGTGAACTGGCGGCCAATGGCAGCGGCCCGCTGTCGATCGACTCGCCGTTGAGTGTCGAGCTGTACCGCGTATCGATGCTGGCGCCGACCAAATCCAGCGGCATCAGCTTCAACGGCATCCTCGGCGAGCGCCAGGATGAAATTCTCGACCTGCTGGTGCGCCAGCAGAAAGCCGTGCTGATCGACCCTGTCGAACGCCAGACCGAAATGCAGGACTGA
- a CDS encoding MBOAT family O-acyltransferase has translation MVFSSNVFLFLFLPIFLGLYYLSGQRYRNLLLLIASYVFYAWWRVDFLALFAAVTLWNYWIGLKVGAAGVRTKPAQRWLLLGVAVDLCILGYFKYANFGVDSINAMMTSVGLEPFILTHVLLPIGISFYIFESISYIIDVYRGDTPATRNLIDFAAFVAIFPHLIAGPVLRFRDLADQFNNRTHTLDKFSEGCTRFMQGFIKKVFIADTLAVVADHCFALQNPTTGDAWLGALAYTAQLYFDFSGYSDMAIGLGLMMGFRFMENFKQPYISQSITEFWRRWHISLSTWLRDYLYITLGGNRKGTLMTYRNLFLTMLLGGLWHGANITYIIWGAWHGMWLAIEKALGLNTSPRSLNPIRWALTFLLVVMGWVIFRAENLHVAGRMYGAMFSFGDWSLSELNQASLTGLQVATLVVAYVTLAFFGLRDLYTNQPPAKTKPEVNVEADGPATATPGMIKAAPGENPAAIHEPGYTVGVEAQVQPAYWTADWSRYVMRGLILLLFIASILKLSAQSFSPFLYFQF, from the coding sequence ATGGTATTTTCATCCAACGTGTTCCTGTTTCTGTTCTTGCCGATCTTTCTCGGCTTGTACTACTTGAGCGGGCAACGCTATCGCAATCTGCTGCTGCTGATCGCCAGCTACGTGTTCTACGCCTGGTGGCGGGTGGACTTCCTCGCGCTGTTCGCAGCGGTCACGCTGTGGAACTACTGGATCGGACTCAAAGTCGGTGCCGCCGGTGTCAGAACCAAACCGGCGCAGCGCTGGCTGTTGCTCGGCGTGGCGGTCGACCTGTGCATCCTCGGCTACTTCAAGTACGCCAACTTCGGTGTCGACAGCATCAACGCGATGATGACGTCGGTGGGTCTTGAGCCGTTCATCCTCACCCACGTGCTGCTGCCGATCGGTATTTCGTTCTACATCTTCGAATCGATCAGCTACATCATCGACGTGTACCGTGGCGATACGCCGGCAACGCGCAATCTGATCGACTTCGCGGCATTCGTGGCGATCTTCCCGCACCTGATTGCCGGCCCGGTCCTGCGTTTCCGCGATCTGGCCGACCAGTTCAACAACCGCACGCACACCCTCGACAAGTTCTCCGAGGGCTGCACGCGGTTCATGCAGGGCTTCATCAAGAAAGTTTTCATCGCCGACACCCTCGCCGTGGTCGCCGACCACTGCTTCGCCCTGCAGAACCCGACCACGGGCGATGCCTGGCTTGGCGCACTGGCGTACACCGCGCAGTTGTATTTCGACTTCTCCGGTTACAGCGACATGGCCATCGGCCTGGGCTTGATGATGGGTTTCCGCTTCATGGAAAACTTCAAGCAGCCGTACATCAGCCAGTCGATCACCGAGTTCTGGCGCCGCTGGCACATCAGCCTGTCGACCTGGCTGCGTGACTACCTGTACATCACCCTCGGCGGTAACCGTAAAGGCACGCTGATGACCTATCGCAACCTGTTCCTGACCATGCTGCTCGGTGGTCTGTGGCACGGCGCGAACATCACTTACATCATCTGGGGCGCCTGGCACGGCATGTGGCTGGCAATCGAGAAAGCGCTGGGGCTGAACACCTCGCCGCGCAGCCTCAACCCGATCCGCTGGGCGCTGACGTTCCTGCTGGTGGTGATGGGCTGGGTGATCTTCCGCGCCGAGAACCTGCACGTTGCCGGCCGCATGTACGGCGCAATGTTCAGCTTCGGCGACTGGTCGCTGTCGGAACTCAATCAGGCCAGCCTCACCGGTCTGCAAGTGGCAACCCTGGTGGTGGCTTACGTGACGCTGGCGTTCTTTGGCCTGCGTGACCTCTACACCAATCAGCCGCCCGCCAAGACCAAACCCGAAGTCAACGTCGAGGCCGATGGTCCTGCCACCGCGACCCCAGGAATGATCAAGGCAGCCCCCGGCGAAAACCCGGCGGCCATCCACGAGCCTGGCTACACCGTCGGCGTCGAAGCCCAGGTGCAGCCCGCCTACTGGACCGCTGACTGGTCGCGCTACGTGATGCGCGGGTTGATCCTGCTGCTGTTCATCGCCTCGATTCTCAAACTCTCGGCGCAAAGCTTCTCGCCGTTCCTTTACTTCCAGTTCTGA
- a CDS encoding alginate O-acetyltransferase, producing MHPHMIKLLSLSALTLGILAAGNARADAGGATAAPPKFTAEPCCNLCPAAHDAKNYTTRYQQNFTTLVQAQGDWLFRTQEDLRTEFNTTAAGYKRLQQLHDAFKSKGVELVIVYQPTRGLVNRNKLNPQEKAAFDYDKALSNYKTMLGRFAQMGYVVPDLSPLTNESLPETLPAHDFYFRGDQHWTPYGAQRTAKIVAEKVKQIPAFADIPKREFETKRSGRMGKTGTLHNMAGQLCGTSYAIQYMDQFTTEPKGEAGDGDLFGDSGNPQITLVGTSHSGKNYNFAGFLEEAIGADILNVAFPGGGFEGSMLQYLGSEEFQKTPPKILIWEFSPLYRLDQETIYRQMMALLDNGCEGKDAQMSGSATLKPGSKQELMVNSKNLNLQNGNHQVDIRFADTSVKTLQATLWYMNGRHEDIKIEKPETSDTDGRFAFELRTDEDWASQNLLAVEVQGPEAKPGAAPQKVEAKICKRNVFPGAGQQTAQLGQ from the coding sequence ATGCACCCACACATGATCAAACTGCTCAGCCTCTCGGCCCTGACCCTTGGCATTCTCGCCGCCGGCAATGCGCGCGCCGACGCTGGCGGTGCAACTGCCGCGCCACCGAAATTCACCGCCGAGCCATGCTGCAACCTGTGCCCGGCGGCCCATGACGCGAAGAACTACACCACGCGTTATCAGCAGAACTTCACCACCCTGGTGCAGGCGCAAGGCGACTGGCTGTTCCGCACCCAGGAAGACCTGCGCACCGAGTTCAACACCACTGCGGCCGGCTACAAGCGCCTGCAACAGCTGCACGATGCATTCAAGAGCAAAGGCGTCGAGCTGGTGATTGTCTACCAGCCGACCCGTGGCCTGGTGAACCGCAACAAGCTCAACCCGCAGGAAAAAGCCGCGTTCGATTACGACAAAGCGCTGAGCAACTACAAGACCATGCTCGGCCGTTTCGCCCAGATGGGTTACGTGGTGCCGGACCTGTCGCCGCTGACCAACGAATCGCTGCCGGAGACCCTGCCCGCTCACGATTTCTACTTCCGCGGCGACCAGCACTGGACGCCATACGGGGCCCAGCGCACGGCGAAAATCGTCGCCGAGAAGGTCAAGCAGATCCCGGCCTTCGCCGACATTCCCAAGCGTGAGTTCGAGACCAAGCGCTCCGGGCGCATGGGCAAGACCGGCACCCTGCATAACATGGCCGGGCAACTGTGCGGCACCAGCTACGCGATCCAGTACATGGACCAGTTCACCACCGAGCCGAAAGGCGAGGCAGGCGACGGCGACCTGTTCGGCGATTCGGGCAACCCGCAAATCACCTTGGTCGGCACCTCGCACAGCGGCAAGAACTACAACTTCGCCGGCTTCCTGGAAGAAGCCATCGGCGCCGATATTCTCAACGTTGCTTTCCCCGGCGGCGGTTTCGAAGGTTCGATGCTGCAGTACCTGGGCAGCGAAGAATTTCAGAAAACCCCGCCGAAAATTCTCATCTGGGAATTCTCGCCGCTGTATCGCCTCGACCAGGAAACCATCTATCGCCAGATGATGGCGCTGCTCGATAACGGCTGCGAAGGCAAAGATGCACAAATGTCCGGCAGCGCCACGCTGAAGCCGGGCAGCAAACAGGAACTGATGGTCAACAGCAAAAACCTCAACCTGCAGAACGGCAACCATCAGGTCGACATCCGCTTCGCCGACACGTCGGTGAAAACCCTGCAAGCCACCCTCTGGTACATGAACGGTCGCCACGAGGACATCAAGATCGAGAAACCGGAAACCTCCGACACCGACGGTCGTTTCGCCTTTGAGCTGCGCACGGACGAAGACTGGGCCTCGCAAAACCTGCTGGCCGTTGAAGTCCAGGGGCCTGAAGCCAAGCCCGGCGCCGCGCCACAAAAAGTCGAAGCGAAAATCTGCAAACGCAACGTATTCCCGGGCGCAGGTCAACAGACCGCGCAGCTCGGGCAATGA
- a CDS encoding alginate export family protein, which produces MKLNPFVKAGIGLTFALIWSCPTLAAMTESKNFGLEVKLTGQSEDDRDLGTARGGDVNGVGLDLRPWVYGESGAWSAYAMGQAVTSTDIIETDTLQQSDGAQATDSGDRETKKNYLAMREFWVGYSGFTPYPGEILKFGRQRLRNDDGQWRDTNIEALNWTFDTTLLRANAGVAERFSEYRTDLKELAPKDKDRLHAYADAAYQWTPGQWVGIRGHHTHDDGKLDYAEPGVPRDSLDKTENGDISWIGLTADSDAYNWRNTNTVNYWGSITGMSGDRDTVNALNADGSRPAQAKRSDDISGWAADVGVRLRLDPQWQVGGAYARASADYEQNGLESNRSNYTGTRSRVHRFGEAFRGEMNNMQTATLFGSWMVNDEYDASLIYHKFWRVDGNKPVGSNGINAVKNNTDDVTGAILSSTSLPLEDGNKDLGQEMDLVVTKYFKQGLLPAALSQSIDEPSALVRFRGGVFKPGDAYGSQVDSYMHRAFIDVIWRF; this is translated from the coding sequence ATGAAGTTGAATCCATTTGTGAAGGCTGGCATTGGCCTCACGTTCGCGCTGATCTGGTCTTGCCCGACACTCGCCGCGATGACTGAAAGCAAGAACTTCGGCCTGGAAGTGAAACTCACCGGCCAGTCCGAAGACGACCGCGACCTCGGCACCGCCCGTGGCGGCGACGTCAATGGCGTCGGCCTCGACCTGCGTCCGTGGGTCTACGGCGAAAGCGGCGCGTGGAGCGCCTACGCCATGGGCCAGGCCGTGACCTCGACCGACATCATCGAGACCGACACCCTGCAACAATCCGACGGTGCGCAAGCCACCGACAGCGGTGATCGCGAAACCAAGAAAAACTACCTGGCGATGCGCGAGTTCTGGGTCGGCTACAGCGGCTTCACGCCCTACCCCGGCGAGATCCTCAAGTTCGGTCGCCAGCGCCTGCGCAATGACGACGGCCAATGGCGCGACACCAACATCGAAGCGCTGAACTGGACCTTCGACACCACCCTGCTGCGTGCCAACGCCGGTGTCGCCGAGCGCTTCAGCGAATACCGCACCGACTTGAAAGAGCTGGCGCCGAAAGACAAGGATCGTCTGCACGCCTACGCCGATGCGGCCTATCAGTGGACGCCGGGCCAGTGGGTCGGCATTCGTGGTCATCACACCCACGATGACGGCAAACTCGATTACGCCGAGCCGGGCGTCCCGCGCGACTCGCTGGACAAGACCGAGAACGGCGACATCAGCTGGATCGGTCTGACCGCCGACAGCGACGCCTACAACTGGCGCAACACCAACACCGTCAACTACTGGGGCAGCATCACCGGCATGAGCGGCGACCGCGACACGGTCAACGCGCTGAACGCCGATGGCAGCCGCCCTGCACAGGCCAAACGCAGTGATGACATCAGCGGCTGGGCGGCCGATGTCGGCGTGCGTCTGCGCCTCGATCCGCAATGGCAAGTCGGCGGTGCCTATGCCCGCGCCAGTGCCGACTACGAACAGAACGGTCTGGAGAGCAACCGCTCCAACTACACCGGCACCCGTTCGCGCGTGCACCGTTTCGGCGAAGCGTTCCGTGGCGAAATGAACAACATGCAGACCGCCACCCTGTTCGGTTCGTGGATGGTCAACGACGAGTACGACGCCAGCCTGATCTACCACAAGTTCTGGCGTGTCGACGGCAACAAGCCGGTGGGCAGCAACGGCATCAACGCCGTGAAAAACAACACCGACGACGTCACCGGCGCGATCCTCTCCAGCACCTCGCTGCCGCTTGAAGACGGCAACAAGGACCTGGGTCAGGAGATGGACCTGGTGGTCACCAAGTACTTCAAGCAAGGCCTGTTGCCGGCGGCGTTGAGCCAGTCGATCGACGAGCCTTCGGCGCTGGTGCGCTTCCGTGGCGGTGTGTTCAAACCGGGCGATGCCTATGGCAGCCAGGTGGATTCGTACATGCACCGTGCGTTCATCGACGTGATCTGGCGCTTCTGA
- the algK gene encoding alginate biosynthesis TPR repeat lipoprotein AlgK, with amino-acid sequence MPVTTHNLNTPPTLWERACSRKDRRGVSDVPSRLHREQAHSYIGTVCALALAVSLAGCAGLPDQRLANEALKRGDTATAAQNYQQLAELGYSEAQVGLADIQVDSRDPAQMKQAEATYRAAASVSPRAQARLGRLLVAKPGATEAEHHEAETLLKKAAANGEGNTLIPLAMLYLQYPHSFPNVNAQQQIDQWRKAGYPEAGLAQVLLYRTQGTYDQHLDDVEKICKAALTTTDICYVELATVYQKRGQPEQQAELIKQMQAGYSRGTVTAQRVDSVARVLADSTLGKTDEKTAQSLLEPIAPGYPASWVTLAQLLYDFPELGDVDQMMKYLDNGRAADQPRAELLLGKVYYEGKVVPADAKVAEEHFQKAVGREVAADYYLGQIYRRGYLGKVYPQKALDHLLTAARNGQNSADFAIAQLFSQGKGTKPDPLNAYVFSQLAKAQNTPQADELAATLEAQLPPERLPEARRLLQQEQASRGALNPNTLQLHALQEEDGEEKL; translated from the coding sequence ATGCCTGTGACTACTCATAACTTGAACACACCGCCGACCCTGTGGGAGCGAGCCTGCTCGCGAAAGGATCGCCGTGGTGTGTCTGATGTACCGAGTCGCTTGCATCGCGAGCAGGCTCACTCCTACATTGGGACGGTGTGTGCCTTGGCGCTGGCAGTGTCTCTGGCCGGTTGCGCCGGTCTGCCCGATCAGCGTCTGGCCAACGAAGCGCTCAAGCGTGGCGACACCGCCACTGCGGCGCAGAACTACCAGCAACTCGCCGAGCTGGGCTACAGCGAAGCGCAAGTGGGCCTGGCCGATATCCAGGTCGACAGCCGCGACCCGGCGCAGATGAAACAGGCCGAAGCGACTTACCGCGCCGCCGCCAGTGTTTCGCCGCGCGCCCAGGCCCGTCTCGGTCGCTTGCTCGTGGCCAAACCGGGCGCCACCGAAGCCGAGCACCACGAAGCCGAAACCCTGCTGAAAAAAGCTGCCGCCAACGGCGAAGGCAATACGTTGATCCCGCTGGCGATGCTCTATTTGCAGTACCCGCACAGCTTCCCCAACGTCAACGCCCAGCAGCAAATCGATCAGTGGCGCAAGGCCGGTTACCCGGAAGCCGGTCTGGCCCAAGTGCTGCTGTATCGCACCCAGGGCACTTACGATCAGCACCTGGATGACGTGGAAAAAATCTGCAAGGCCGCGCTCACCACCACCGACATCTGCTATGTCGAACTGGCCACGGTCTATCAGAAACGCGGCCAACCCGAGCAACAGGCCGAGCTGATCAAGCAGATGCAGGCCGGTTACAGCCGTGGCACCGTCACTGCGCAACGGGTCGATTCCGTGGCCCGCGTGCTGGCTGATTCGACCCTGGGCAAGACCGACGAGAAAACCGCGCAGTCGCTGCTCGAGCCGATCGCTCCGGGCTACCCGGCGTCATGGGTCACCCTTGCGCAACTGCTCTACGACTTCCCCGAACTGGGCGATGTCGACCAGATGATGAAGTACCTGGACAACGGCCGTGCCGCCGATCAGCCGCGCGCCGAGCTGTTGCTGGGCAAGGTTTACTACGAAGGCAAAGTGGTTCCGGCAGATGCCAAAGTCGCCGAGGAACATTTCCAGAAAGCCGTTGGCCGTGAGGTCGCTGCCGACTATTACCTCGGCCAGATTTACCGCCGTGGTTACCTGGGCAAGGTCTATCCGCAGAAGGCCCTCGATCATCTGCTGACGGCTGCGCGCAACGGCCAGAACAGCGCCGATTTCGCCATCGCCCAGCTGTTTTCCCAAGGCAAGGGCACCAAGCCCGACCCGCTGAACGCCTACGTGTTCAGCCAATTGGCCAAGGCGCAAAACACCCCGCAAGCCGATGAACTGGCGGCCACGCTTGAGGCGCAATTGCCGCCCGAGCGCCTGCCCGAAGCCCGCCGCCTGCTGCAACAAGAGCAAGCCAGCCGCGGCGCCCTGAACCCGAACACGCTGCAACTGCACGCCCTGCAAGAAGAAGACGGCGAGGAAAAATTATGA
- a CDS encoding alginate biosynthesis protein Alg44, with protein sequence MNTAVNVNVVHESEAQRQHARVKIPAKLRFFGPDRTPVEARVIDLSAGGLAFNAGQLQLTVGQVYKARLQFVIDNLGIAMDVELQVRSFDRQTGRTGCQFQNLEPQDISTLRHLITSHLAGDIVSIGEVLATLQRDNFTKARKNKDSGNGMTAFGRLKAVTFSAGIFAVGLVAAGFIFKSVYGMYFVSHAQAGLVSVPGMNITMPRDGTVQSLIKSDGVAAKGAPLATFSTSMLDVLKGHLAEDQLAPAKVEELFGKQMTGTLTSPCDCTVAQQLVADGQYASKGDVIFQLVPRNTQATVDARFSYRQFGDVRPGTPVSFQIAGEDKTRTGKIVSSSSLKSADLSSDIRVQIQPDEPLDSSFAGRPVEVNSDRGPNLNWLIDKAMAAGL encoded by the coding sequence ATGAATACCGCCGTGAACGTCAACGTAGTGCATGAATCCGAAGCCCAGCGCCAACACGCCCGGGTCAAAATCCCGGCCAAGCTGCGCTTTTTCGGTCCTGACCGCACGCCGGTCGAAGCTCGGGTCATCGACCTGTCTGCCGGTGGTCTGGCGTTCAACGCCGGGCAGCTGCAGTTGACGGTCGGCCAGGTGTACAAGGCGCGCCTGCAATTTGTCATCGACAACCTCGGCATCGCCATGGACGTCGAGCTGCAAGTGCGCTCCTTTGATCGCCAGACCGGCCGCACCGGTTGCCAGTTCCAGAACCTGGAGCCGCAGGACATTTCCACCCTGCGCCACCTGATCACTTCGCACCTGGCCGGCGACATCGTCAGCATCGGCGAAGTACTGGCGACCTTGCAGCGCGACAACTTCACCAAGGCGCGCAAGAACAAGGACAGCGGCAATGGCATGACCGCGTTCGGACGCCTGAAAGCGGTGACCTTCAGCGCCGGCATTTTCGCCGTCGGTCTGGTGGCGGCCGGTTTCATTTTCAAGTCGGTGTACGGCATGTACTTCGTCAGCCACGCCCAGGCCGGTCTGGTCAGCGTGCCGGGCATGAACATCACCATGCCCCGCGACGGCACCGTGCAGAGCCTGATCAAGTCGGACGGCGTCGCCGCCAAAGGCGCCCCGCTGGCAACCTTCAGCACCAGCATGCTCGACGTCCTCAAGGGTCATCTGGCGGAAGATCAACTGGCCCCGGCCAAGGTTGAAGAACTGTTCGGCAAACAAATGACCGGCACCCTGACTTCGCCGTGCGACTGCACCGTGGCCCAGCAACTGGTGGCTGACGGTCAGTACGCGAGCAAGGGCGACGTGATCTTCCAGCTGGTGCCGCGCAACACTCAAGCGACTGTTGATGCGCGCTTCTCCTATCGCCAGTTCGGCGACGTGCGTCCGGGCACCCCGGTGAGCTTCCAGATCGCCGGCGAAGACAAGACCCGAACCGGCAAGATCGTCAGCAGCAGCAGCCTGAAGAGCGCCGACCTGTCTTCCGACATCCGTGTGCAGATCCAGCCTGACGAGCCGCTGGACAGCAGCTTCGCCGGCCGCCCGGTGGAAGTGAACAGCGACCGTGGCCCGAACCTGAACTGGCTGATCGACAAAGCCATGGCTGCCGGTCTTTAA
- a CDS encoding mannuronate-specific alginate lyase — translation MRNRTIKHLLAPSLLTLAMFAGATQAAAPLRPPQGYFAPVDKFKTGDKSEGCDAMPTPYTGPLQFRSKYEGSDKARATLNVQSEKAFRDTTKDITTLERGTAKRVMQFMRDGRPEQLDCTLDWLTAWAKADALMSKDFNHTGKSMRKWALGSMASSYLHLKFSDSHPLAEHQQQAQLIEAWFSKMADQVVSDWDNLPLEKTNNHSYWAAWSVMATAVATNRRDLFDWAVKEYKVGVNQVDADGYLPNELKRQQRALAYHNYALPPLAMIASFAQVNGVDLRQENNGALKRLGDRVLSGVKDPDAFEEKNGKKQDMTDLKEDMKFAWLEPYCTLYTCAPDVLEKKRDMQPFKTFRLGGDLTKVYDPSHEKGNKGS, via the coding sequence ATGCGAAATCGAACGATCAAACACCTGCTTGCGCCTTCCCTGCTGACCCTGGCGATGTTCGCCGGGGCTACCCAGGCCGCCGCGCCATTGCGTCCACCGCAGGGCTACTTTGCACCGGTGGATAAATTCAAGACCGGCGACAAGAGCGAAGGCTGCGACGCGATGCCGACGCCCTACACCGGTCCGCTGCAATTTCGCAGCAAATACGAAGGTTCGGACAAGGCACGCGCAACGCTGAACGTGCAGTCGGAAAAAGCCTTCCGCGACACCACCAAGGACATCACTACGCTGGAGCGCGGCACCGCCAAGCGCGTCATGCAATTCATGCGCGACGGTCGCCCGGAGCAGCTCGACTGCACGCTCGACTGGCTGACCGCGTGGGCCAAGGCCGATGCGTTGATGTCGAAAGACTTCAACCACACCGGCAAGTCGATGCGCAAATGGGCGCTGGGCAGCATGGCGTCCTCCTACCTTCACCTGAAGTTCTCCGACTCGCATCCACTGGCCGAGCATCAGCAGCAAGCGCAGCTGATCGAGGCCTGGTTCAGCAAAATGGCCGATCAGGTGGTCAGCGACTGGGACAACCTGCCGCTGGAAAAAACCAACAACCACTCGTACTGGGCTGCCTGGTCGGTGATGGCGACCGCCGTCGCGACCAATCGTCGCGACCTGTTTGACTGGGCCGTGAAGGAATACAAGGTCGGCGTCAATCAAGTCGATGCCGACGGCTACCTGCCCAACGAACTCAAGCGTCAGCAACGCGCCCTCGCCTATCACAACTACGCCCTGCCGCCGCTGGCGATGATCGCCAGTTTCGCCCAGGTCAACGGTGTCGATTTGCGTCAGGAAAACAACGGCGCGCTCAAGCGTCTGGGTGATCGGGTGTTGTCTGGGGTGAAAGACCCGGACGCGTTCGAAGAGAAAAACGGCAAGAAACAGGACATGACCGATCTCAAAGAGGACATGAAATTCGCCTGGCTCGAACCGTACTGCACCCTCTACACCTGTGCACCGGATGTGCTTGAGAAGAAGCGCGACATGCAGCCGTTCAAGACTTTCCGCCTCGGCGGCGACCTGACCAAGGTCTACGACCCGTCCCATGAAAAGGGCAACAAGGGTTCCTGA